Proteins encoded within one genomic window of Sulfuricurvum sp.:
- a CDS encoding TrkA C-terminal domain-containing protein: MKKILIVSDGAIGHHYIERVIGTYTSENLYYVVQTQENDFQGFNPARFKFFQFDTTSFYKISNLLKMDFWQVVLVMENASDLEHTIKNIRMYKPSIRIIALDLWNATSPNDDIEWVNMQELIAANLIDYLPNIPVLAKNIGLGSGEIMEVIVPFGSSFVYRHIGSIEQKNWKIAAIYRNRQLIIPSDNKMIQPNDTLVLVGEPSVLRSIYRAIKRELGQFPAPFGSKLYLYIDMSIEKSSSIMALVRRSVFIQKKLRQPLIVKVINPGDIDVLRMLKASAQDNMTIDICYDGKPDEEMIFNDIKKYHIGLFLVSHRAFASSSIRKKLYAGNVPVLKLAERSFSALKESVVILSDEGHIENISTTIFDVSSQFGFNLELINYINEEGSHKHEVIEHFNNLSTIFSKSIHVSQQESNPIRELRERENFLHVLPFTSKMFMSPIRAFFSTDPEILYRKLGHYHQLFIPTQI, from the coding sequence ATGAAAAAAATTTTAATCGTCAGTGACGGAGCTATTGGTCATCACTATATTGAGCGTGTGATCGGTACCTATACCAGTGAAAATCTTTATTATGTCGTCCAGACGCAGGAAAATGATTTTCAAGGATTTAATCCTGCCCGCTTTAAATTCTTTCAATTTGACACCACCAGTTTTTACAAAATTTCCAACTTATTGAAAATGGACTTTTGGCAAGTCGTATTGGTAATGGAAAATGCGAGTGATCTGGAACATACGATTAAAAATATCCGAATGTATAAACCCTCTATTCGAATTATTGCATTGGATTTGTGGAATGCAACCAGCCCTAATGATGATATCGAATGGGTAAATATGCAAGAACTTATTGCCGCAAATTTGATTGACTACCTCCCGAACATTCCTGTTTTAGCTAAAAATATCGGATTGGGTTCCGGTGAAATCATGGAAGTAATCGTTCCTTTCGGAAGCTCATTTGTGTACCGTCATATCGGCTCCATTGAGCAAAAAAATTGGAAAATCGCTGCCATTTATCGTAATAGGCAGTTAATAATTCCAAGTGACAATAAAATGATTCAGCCTAATGATACGTTGGTATTGGTGGGAGAACCTTCAGTATTGCGATCCATTTATCGAGCGATTAAACGGGAACTTGGGCAATTTCCCGCACCGTTTGGATCTAAACTTTATCTTTATATCGACATGAGTATTGAAAAATCCTCATCGATTATGGCATTAGTTAGACGCAGTGTTTTTATCCAAAAAAAGCTGCGGCAACCTCTTATTGTCAAGGTGATCAATCCGGGTGATATCGATGTATTGCGAATGCTGAAAGCCTCGGCTCAGGACAATATGACAATCGATATCTGTTACGACGGAAAACCGGATGAAGAGATGATTTTTAACGATATTAAAAAATATCATATCGGCTTGTTTTTGGTTTCTCATCGTGCTTTTGCCTCTTCTTCCATCCGTAAAAAACTTTATGCCGGAAATGTGCCGGTACTGAAACTTGCTGAACGGTCTTTTTCTGCGTTGAAAGAGAGTGTTGTTATTTTAAGTGATGAGGGACATATTGAAAATATATCGACGACAATTTTTGACGTCTCTTCCCAATTCGGATTTAATCTGGAGTTGATAAACTATATCAATGAAGAGGGGTCTCATAAGCATGAAGTCATTGAACATTTCAATAACCTTTCGACCATTTTTTCGAAATCGATTCATGTTTCCCAACAAGAAAGCAATCCGATCAGAGAGTTGCGTGAACGTGAGAATTTTCTCCATGTTTTACCGTTTACTTCTAAAATGTTTATGAGCCCGATACGCGCATTCTTTTCAACCGATCCTGAGATTCTCTATCGTAAATTGGGACACTATCATCAACTTTTCATCCCGACACAAATATAA